A single genomic interval of Adhaeribacter pallidiroseus harbors:
- a CDS encoding RluA family pseudouridine synthase, with protein MKYPVFKDLIIFENNDYILINKPPFLATLEDRALHTTNVLKLARQYNPDVQACHRLDKETSGALALAKNNEAYRHLSMQFEHREVAKLYHAVVWGVHQFEDQLVDRSIQPGLKGTAKLAYKGKPAETYFTTLEKYTKHTLVACKPITGRMHQIRLHLAYLNAPIVSDLLYGGEHVYLSELKRKFNLKKDAEEQPFIKRFALHSTKLGFTLLNGEFVEVNAPYPKDFQVLVKTLQQYA; from the coding sequence ATGAAGTACCCGGTTTTTAAAGACTTAATTATATTTGAGAACAACGATTATATTCTGATAAATAAACCTCCTTTTCTGGCAACGCTCGAAGACCGAGCGTTGCATACCACCAATGTTTTAAAGCTGGCCCGCCAGTATAACCCCGATGTACAAGCTTGCCACCGGCTGGATAAAGAAACTTCCGGCGCTTTGGCCTTGGCTAAAAATAACGAAGCTTACCGCCATTTATCGATGCAGTTCGAACACCGGGAGGTGGCAAAATTGTACCATGCGGTAGTTTGGGGCGTGCACCAGTTCGAGGATCAATTGGTTGACCGGTCTATTCAGCCCGGCTTAAAAGGTACGGCTAAACTGGCTTACAAAGGCAAACCCGCCGAAACGTATTTCACTACCCTCGAAAAATATACCAAACACACTTTAGTAGCCTGTAAACCTATTACGGGCCGCATGCACCAGATTCGGTTACATTTGGCTTACCTGAATGCTCCTATTGTGAGCGATTTATTGTACGGCGGCGAACACGTGTATTTATCGGAGTTAAAAAGGAAGTTTAATTTGAAAAAAGACGCCGAAGAACAGCCTTTTATTAAGCGCTTTGCTTTGCACTCCACCAAACTTGGCTTTACGTTATTAAACGGCGAATTTGTAGAAGTAAATGCTCCTTACCCGAAGGATTTTCAGGTGCTGGTTAAAACCTTGCAACAGTATGCCT